A DNA window from Prochlorococcus marinus XMU1406 contains the following coding sequences:
- a CDS encoding sensor histidine kinase — MKSQITIKKIQDLLIKRVQTIYVDDDTSRRMWWASLEVIQKDFLSKNYKNGGIWVASPLPTFNDKKFLNQLHGWLWSPEGFPYFKNENAGFLPVNNSEKIKKNFDLVSNYKVLNLTQEDGYEPFLMLITPNFQCILSIVGEKDKKSLLMKCDEESLKLSIELIHEKLNQENYEEGIKFRNAINNLGNLSINNQFEKLFWPILSAKLANFAPNHNIQNSVKNDEKNVQITEAKLLRAISHEVRTPLATIRTLISSTLKKYKMDESMKNRLIQIDNECNEQIDRFGLIFNAAELVSNEVPSLNNLAKINLAEIFKKLSPLWKKQLNRRGISLKIDIPNQLPQILSDSEKLELMLSGLIDKNTRGLKEGSTLILELRPAGQKLRLQLKVKKLESNQKEILSKDNGSDIGPVLNWNPQTGSLQLSQNATHKLLASLGGHVTQRRDTGLTVFFPISDAK; from the coding sequence ATGAAATCACAAATAACTATAAAAAAAATTCAAGACCTTTTGATTAAAAGAGTTCAAACTATATATGTAGATGATGATACATCCAGAAGAATGTGGTGGGCTTCTTTAGAAGTTATTCAAAAAGATTTCCTATCTAAAAATTATAAAAATGGGGGGATTTGGGTTGCATCGCCTTTGCCAACTTTTAATGATAAAAAATTTTTAAATCAACTTCACGGATGGCTTTGGTCTCCTGAGGGATTTCCATACTTTAAAAATGAGAATGCAGGTTTTTTACCAGTCAATAATTCAGAAAAGATAAAAAAAAATTTCGATTTAGTTAGTAATTATAAAGTCTTAAATCTGACTCAAGAAGATGGTTATGAACCGTTTTTAATGTTAATCACCCCAAATTTTCAATGTATATTATCAATTGTTGGAGAAAAAGATAAGAAAAGTCTATTAATGAAGTGTGATGAAGAAAGCCTAAAACTTTCAATTGAATTAATCCATGAAAAATTAAATCAAGAAAATTATGAGGAAGGAATAAAATTTCGTAATGCAATCAATAATTTAGGTAACCTTAGTATTAATAATCAATTTGAAAAATTATTTTGGCCAATATTATCGGCAAAATTAGCAAATTTTGCCCCAAATCATAACATACAAAATTCTGTAAAAAATGATGAAAAAAATGTGCAAATAACTGAAGCAAAATTATTACGTGCAATATCTCATGAAGTAAGAACGCCTTTGGCAACAATAAGAACCCTCATAAGTTCTACTTTAAAAAAATATAAGATGGACGAATCTATGAAAAATCGTTTAATTCAAATAGATAATGAATGTAATGAACAAATTGATAGGTTTGGTTTAATCTTTAATGCAGCAGAATTAGTAAGTAATGAAGTTCCTTCACTAAATAACTTGGCAAAAATTAATTTAGCCGAAATTTTTAAAAAGCTTTCTCCTTTATGGAAGAAACAACTAAATCGACGTGGGATTTCTTTAAAGATTGATATACCCAATCAACTTCCGCAAATTTTGAGTGATTCTGAAAAATTGGAATTAATGTTAAGTGGATTAATTGATAAAAATACTAGAGGATTAAAAGAAGGTAGTACATTAATTTTAGAATTAAGACCAGCTGGTCAAAAACTTAGACTTCAATTAAAAGTAAAAAAATTAGAAAGTAATCAAAAAGAAATTCTTTCAAAAGATAACGGTTCTGATATTGGTCCTGTTTTAAATTGGAACCCTCAAACAGGTAGTTTACAACTTAGTCAAAATGCTACTCATAAGTTGTTAGCTAGTTTAGGAGGGCATGTCACACAAAGGCGTGATACAGGTTTAACAGTATTTTTTCCGATTTCAGATGCAAAATAG
- the rodA gene encoding rod shape-determining protein RodA → MFRRISLLNKREFLSKKDNLRRGFLFSPLLLIPLFLVIISGLLIKSIQGDLVTSNYLSHILTGFLGYFLAFFISYIPLGILRKYLVPFYLFTLISLLLVYFFGISVSGAQRWLNLGIFSFQPSEVAKLSTVLTLALVLDKKIILTIRDLVLPLLLVVIPWLLIFFQPDLGTSLVLLVLTGVMLYWSHMPIEWILLLVFCIVSSILYLTLPTLLIFWIPVIGYLAYRSSKKKIIFPALAISFHLLVAKLTPILWQYGLKEYQKDRLVLFLDPNRDPLGGGYHLIQSQIAIGSGGLFGTGLLRGKLTNLQFIPEQHTDFIFSALGEELGFVGCIIVLFLFFFLIKKIINTATIASTNFESLIVIGIASTFLFQIIINLFMTIGLGPVTGIPLPFMSYGRTSLVTNFISIGFILSILKRSRSLRS, encoded by the coding sequence ATGTTTAGGAGAATTTCTTTATTAAATAAGAGAGAATTTTTATCAAAAAAAGACAACTTAAGGAGAGGTTTTTTATTTTCTCCACTACTTTTAATTCCCCTGTTTTTAGTTATCATTTCGGGCTTATTAATAAAAAGTATTCAGGGAGATTTAGTTACATCTAATTATTTAAGTCATATTTTAACAGGTTTTTTAGGTTATTTCTTAGCATTTTTTATTTCTTATATTCCGTTAGGGATACTTAGAAAGTATTTGGTTCCATTTTATTTGTTTACTTTAATATCCTTATTATTAGTTTATTTTTTTGGGATCTCAGTTTCTGGAGCTCAAAGATGGCTAAACTTGGGCATCTTTTCTTTTCAGCCTTCAGAAGTAGCTAAACTAAGTACTGTATTAACACTTGCTTTAGTACTGGACAAAAAAATAATTTTAACAATAAGAGATTTAGTATTGCCCTTATTATTAGTAGTCATTCCTTGGTTATTGATTTTTTTTCAACCAGACTTAGGTACATCTTTAGTTTTATTGGTTTTGACAGGTGTTATGCTCTATTGGTCGCATATGCCGATAGAGTGGATTTTGTTATTGGTGTTTTGTATTGTCTCTTCTATATTATATTTAACCTTACCAACTCTTCTTATTTTTTGGATTCCAGTTATAGGATATCTTGCTTATAGATCTTCGAAAAAGAAAATTATTTTTCCTGCTCTAGCTATTTCGTTTCATTTATTAGTGGCAAAATTGACACCAATTTTGTGGCAATATGGCTTAAAAGAATATCAAAAAGATAGATTAGTTTTATTTTTAGATCCAAATAGAGATCCATTAGGTGGTGGATATCATTTGATACAGAGTCAAATTGCAATTGGTTCTGGAGGATTATTTGGGACTGGGCTGCTACGAGGAAAGCTGACTAATTTGCAATTTATTCCAGAACAACATACTGATTTTATATTCAGTGCATTAGGCGAAGAATTGGGTTTTGTGGGGTGCATAATAGTTTTATTTTTGTTCTTTTTTTTGATTAAAAAAATTATTAATACTGCAACAATTGCTAGTACTAACTTTGAATCTCTAATTGTTATTGGAATAGCCTCAACTTTCTTATTCCAAATAATTATTAACTTATTTATGACTATTGGATTAGGACCAGTTACTGGAATTCCCCTTCCTTTTATGAGCTATGGTCGAACGTCGTTAGTGACTAATTTTATATCTATTGGATTTATTTTATCTATATTAAAACGTTCTAGATCACTAAGAAGTTGA
- a CDS encoding Mrp/NBP35 family ATP-binding protein, which translates to MTTIEDANFALQKVLDTGSKKNVIELAWIKNVRVTIPRVIVTLSLPSFANSQRDRIVQEVRKVLLDFEDIDDVQIEIDNNLSQTESKTQSNAPELQKIDGIRHIIAVSSGKGGVGKSTIAVNLACSLAKLGLKTGLLDADIYGPNTPSMMGVAEQNPKVTEGSGSDQRLIPINKYGISLVSMGFLIEEGQPVIWRGPMLNSIIRQFLYQVEWDNLDFLVIDLPPGTGDAQISLSQSVPISGAIVVTTPQQVSLQDARRGLAMFKQLAVPLLGIVENMSVFIPPDMPNKKYEIFGKGGGQTLAKENNLPLLAQIPIEIPLVDESNKGVPISISQPDKESSIAFGNLAQLIKNQFVTR; encoded by the coding sequence ATGACCACAATAGAAGATGCGAATTTTGCTTTACAAAAGGTTCTAGACACTGGATCAAAGAAAAATGTAATTGAATTAGCTTGGATTAAAAACGTAAGGGTAACTATACCAAGAGTAATCGTAACACTATCATTACCATCATTCGCAAATTCTCAGAGAGATAGAATTGTACAAGAGGTTCGAAAAGTACTTCTGGATTTTGAAGATATTGATGATGTTCAAATAGAGATAGATAATAATCTTTCTCAAACAGAATCTAAAACTCAAAGTAATGCTCCTGAGTTGCAGAAGATTGATGGAATTCGCCATATTATAGCTGTTAGCAGTGGTAAAGGGGGAGTTGGGAAAAGTACCATTGCAGTTAATCTCGCTTGTTCTCTAGCTAAATTAGGTTTAAAAACTGGTTTGCTTGATGCGGATATATATGGACCTAATACTCCTTCAATGATGGGAGTTGCCGAACAGAATCCAAAGGTTACAGAAGGTAGTGGCAGTGATCAAAGGTTAATACCAATAAATAAATATGGAATTTCATTGGTATCAATGGGTTTCCTCATAGAAGAAGGTCAGCCAGTTATATGGAGAGGACCAATGCTTAATAGTATTATCCGACAATTTTTATACCAAGTTGAATGGGATAATCTTGATTTTTTGGTTATTGACTTGCCTCCAGGAACAGGAGATGCTCAAATATCCCTTTCTCAATCTGTTCCTATTTCTGGAGCTATTGTTGTCACTACTCCTCAACAAGTATCTTTGCAAGATGCAAGGAGAGGATTAGCAATGTTTAAACAACTCGCAGTACCTTTGCTGGGAATTGTAGAAAATATGTCAGTATTTATTCCGCCGGATATGCCAAATAAAAAATATGAAATTTTTGGTAAAGGTGGTGGACAAACATTAGCTAAAGAAAATAATTTACCATTATTAGCCCAAATTCCTATTGAAATCCCTCTCGTTGATGAAAGCAATAAAGGTGTACCAATCTCAATCAGTCAGCCTGATAAAGAAAGTTCTATTGCATTTGGTAATTTAGCTCAATTAATTAAGAATCAATTTGTTACTAGATAA
- the hemF gene encoding oxygen-dependent coproporphyrinogen oxidase yields the protein MFKEPPKNSREKTKNLLLTLQDKICLGLENVDGKGKFIEESWVRDEGGGGRSRVLKNGSIFEQAGVNFSEVHGKELPQSIISQRPEAKGHEWFATGTSMVLHPKNPYIPTVHLNYRYFEAGPVWWFGGGADLTPFYPYLCDVRNFHNEHKKACEVVDKDLHKVFKPWCDEYFFLKHRNESRGIGGIFYDYQDGSGNIYKGNNKNGEASKASQNLGKSNLNWDNLFSLAEHCGEAFLPSYLPIIENRASQTYSSKEREFQLYRRGRYVEFNLVWDRGTIFGLQTNGRTESILMSLPPLARWEYGYKAKKDSREEFLTSIFTKPQDWLNDKDLENFCKENDIFD from the coding sequence ATGTTCAAAGAACCTCCTAAAAACTCGAGAGAAAAAACTAAAAATCTCTTATTAACTCTACAAGACAAAATTTGTTTAGGCCTTGAAAATGTTGATGGCAAAGGGAAATTCATCGAAGAGTCCTGGGTAAGAGACGAAGGTGGTGGGGGAAGATCAAGAGTATTGAAAAACGGTTCTATTTTTGAGCAGGCAGGAGTAAATTTTTCTGAAGTACATGGGAAAGAATTACCTCAATCAATAATCTCTCAGAGGCCCGAAGCAAAAGGTCATGAATGGTTTGCCACAGGAACTTCTATGGTATTGCATCCAAAGAATCCTTATATTCCTACAGTTCATTTGAATTATCGATATTTCGAGGCTGGTCCTGTTTGGTGGTTTGGAGGAGGTGCAGACTTAACCCCTTTTTATCCTTATCTTTGTGATGTGAGAAATTTTCATAACGAGCATAAAAAAGCTTGTGAGGTAGTTGATAAAGACTTGCATAAAGTTTTCAAACCATGGTGTGATGAATATTTCTTCCTGAAGCATAGAAATGAATCTAGAGGCATAGGAGGTATTTTTTATGATTATCAAGATGGTTCAGGCAATATTTATAAAGGAAATAACAAAAATGGAGAGGCATCAAAAGCTTCGCAAAATCTTGGCAAATCTAATTTAAATTGGGATAATTTATTTTCTTTAGCAGAGCACTGTGGGGAGGCATTCCTCCCCTCATATTTGCCCATTATTGAAAACAGGGCTAGTCAAACATATTCATCGAAGGAAAGAGAATTCCAGCTATATCGAAGAGGTAGATATGTCGAATTCAATTTAGTTTGGGATAGAGGGACAATTTTTGGATTACAAACAAACGGGAGAACTGAATCAATATTAATGTCGTTGCCGCCTTTAGCTAGATGGGAGTATGGATATAAAGCTAAAAAGGATTCTAGAGAAGAATTTCTTACATCAATTTTTACAAAACCTCAAGATTGGTTAAATGATAAAGATTTAGAAAATTTCTGTAAAGAGAATGATATCTTTGATTAA
- a CDS encoding cofactor assembly of complex C subunit B, with protein sequence MSYSLNSTLLLTILLSIGLFFFLRASSKDRTTIVEISSSLQPIKVLNGLCEWLDLRGWKQTGGDFEQRILIFKGQVVSSKYLAIFLGFLGGFGSCALGLVIIQIYPELGWWPILLGLIGGPLSGIVYFKKSAREEKFELRLIKENENDSTLMRLRAHRDELISLENELGEKLQLKSDGSLFKTPI encoded by the coding sequence ATGTCCTATTCCTTAAATTCAACATTATTGCTGACAATTCTTTTGTCCATAGGATTATTTTTTTTTCTTAGGGCTTCTAGTAAAGATAGAACAACCATCGTTGAGATTTCATCTTCTCTACAGCCAATTAAGGTTTTAAATGGTTTATGTGAGTGGCTTGATTTGAGGGGATGGAAGCAAACGGGAGGAGATTTTGAACAAAGAATTTTAATATTTAAGGGACAAGTTGTTTCTAGTAAATATTTAGCAATTTTTTTAGGTTTTCTTGGAGGTTTTGGTTCTTGTGCTTTGGGATTAGTAATTATTCAAATATATCCTGAATTAGGTTGGTGGCCTATTCTTTTAGGATTAATTGGCGGCCCTTTGTCTGGCATTGTTTATTTTAAAAAATCGGCAAGAGAGGAGAAATTTGAATTAAGGTTGATCAAAGAAAATGAAAATGATTCAACTTTAATGAGATTAAGAGCGCATAGGGATGAATTAATTTCTTTAGAAAATGAACTTGGAGAAAAACTTCAATTGAAAAGCGACGGTTCTTTATTTAAAACTCCTATTTAA
- a CDS encoding ribonuclease D codes for MTIENNNIDLLYSDLSADLYNLYKKSSYLAIDTEAMGLIHGRDRLCLVQICNELQRTSCIKIELNKSSAPHLKALLEDDKITKIFHYARFDVAALKCNLEINTKNIFCTKIASKLARTYTNKHGLKDLINELLGVELDKSSQSSDWGSNEDLTKDQLDYAANDVRYLIEAMHKLKVILERESRYELAQKCFETVSVHADLDILKFSNVFEH; via the coding sequence ATGACTATTGAAAATAATAATATTGATCTTCTTTATAGCGATTTATCAGCAGATTTATATAATCTTTATAAAAAATCATCCTACCTAGCTATTGATACTGAAGCGATGGGGTTGATTCATGGAAGAGATAGACTCTGTTTAGTACAAATATGCAATGAACTTCAAAGGACATCCTGCATAAAAATCGAACTTAATAAATCTTCTGCACCTCATTTAAAAGCACTTCTTGAAGATGACAAAATTACTAAAATCTTTCACTATGCGAGATTTGATGTAGCAGCTCTCAAATGTAATCTTGAAATTAATACAAAAAATATTTTTTGTACAAAAATTGCTAGTAAGTTGGCTAGAACTTATACAAATAAACATGGTTTAAAAGATCTAATTAATGAATTGTTAGGTGTAGAGTTAGACAAAAGCTCACAAAGCAGTGATTGGGGTAGCAATGAAGATTTAACAAAAGATCAATTAGATTATGCCGCAAATGATGTTAGATATTTAATTGAAGCTATGCATAAACTAAAAGTCATCTTAGAAAGAGAGAGTAGATATGAATTAGCTCAAAAATGTTTCGAAACAGTTTCTGTACATGCTGATTTAGACATACTAAAATTTTCAAATGTATTTGAACATTAA
- a CDS encoding lipid-A-disaccharide synthase-related protein, with amino-acid sequence MFICNGHGEDVIASEIIKRLLKKIKNKNIEVLPLVGNGDVFDSIKSKKVSKIGYLKELPSGGFSNQSLKGFLLDLFAGFLIDILKNFLIVKQKAKQNCKIIAVGDFLPLLYAWSSGCEFSFIGTPKSDHTWSSKPGWALSDFYHKWKCSEWDPWEMFLMTSPRCKNLIMRDKITANNLNRKNINAKYLGNPMMDFVNAKNEKISNIISFTRIILLVGSRYPEALKNLDNFLDCLQDFHFSKNLVVLLPLSINANMVKVESYLIKYGFLKQSKVQFSIDEDSVWRKKDQYVVIGKGKFNLWASMAEVGLSNAGTATEQIAGLGIPSLSFPGSGPQFTQSFAKRQSRLLGGSVFVCNSKKILLERLSLLLKEKILRFEQAKIGKKRMGKSGASKKIVDSINLHLLS; translated from the coding sequence TTGTTTATATGCAATGGTCATGGAGAAGATGTAATCGCATCAGAAATAATAAAAAGATTACTAAAAAAAATAAAAAATAAAAATATTGAAGTTTTGCCTTTAGTAGGTAATGGAGATGTATTTGATTCAATAAAATCAAAGAAAGTTAGTAAAATAGGATATTTAAAAGAGCTGCCTAGTGGTGGATTTAGTAATCAAAGTCTAAAGGGATTTTTACTTGATTTATTTGCAGGCTTTTTAATTGATATTTTAAAAAATTTTTTAATTGTAAAACAAAAGGCAAAACAAAATTGCAAAATTATTGCTGTAGGTGATTTTTTACCATTACTTTACGCATGGAGTTCAGGATGCGAATTTAGTTTTATTGGAACTCCTAAAAGTGACCATACTTGGAGTAGTAAGCCCGGTTGGGCTTTAAGCGATTTTTATCATAAGTGGAAATGTTCTGAATGGGACCCATGGGAAATGTTTTTAATGACATCTCCAAGATGTAAAAATTTAATTATGAGAGATAAAATTACAGCTAATAATTTAAATAGAAAAAATATTAATGCAAAATACTTGGGTAATCCAATGATGGATTTTGTTAATGCAAAAAATGAGAAGATATCAAATATTATTTCTTTTACAAGGATTATTCTATTAGTTGGAAGTAGATACCCAGAAGCATTAAAAAATCTTGATAATTTTCTTGACTGCTTGCAAGATTTCCATTTTTCTAAGAATTTGGTAGTACTTTTGCCACTGAGCATTAATGCGAATATGGTTAAAGTTGAGAGTTATTTAATTAAATACGGTTTTTTAAAACAGAGTAAAGTTCAATTTTCGATTGATGAAGATTCAGTATGGAGAAAGAAAGATCAATATGTAGTAATTGGAAAAGGTAAATTCAATTTATGGGCAAGTATGGCTGAAGTTGGGTTGTCTAATGCAGGAACTGCTACAGAGCAAATTGCTGGCCTTGGAATCCCATCTCTTTCTTTCCCAGGATCAGGACCTCAATTTACACAATCATTTGCAAAGAGGCAATCAAGATTATTAGGAGGTAGTGTTTTTGTCTGCAACAGTAAAAAAATTCTTTTAGAACGTTTAAGTTTGCTTTTGAAAGAAAAAATTCTTAGATTTGAGCAAGCGAAAATTGGAAAAAAAAGAATGGGGAAATCCGGAGCAAGTAAGAAAATCGTAGATTCTATAAACCTTCATTTGTTATCTTAG
- a CDS encoding histidine phosphotransferase: MPFANNQRITRRRSSAGPTPPKRPMANNSEFSGRQSQGPRPTFLTLRDHGKVFVADLPNLSDGQLSHISKEANEVLNSLEKRLSDLENEPNLSNPENDTLIKASTKRDVTLRFIKSIEEEQEHRKNNPALRDAASESLPRTFLEVARHRLPGATFDSLLREALEACSVDESTKKNQIIDEPKETVKIMDIPSSNTNASLVVSIDSSEDSENGSI; this comes from the coding sequence ATGCCTTTTGCAAATAATCAAAGAATTACACGTAGACGTAGTTCAGCTGGACCTACACCTCCAAAAAGACCAATGGCTAATAATTCCGAATTTAGCGGTAGACAGTCTCAAGGTCCAAGACCTACTTTTTTGACACTAAGGGATCATGGGAAAGTGTTTGTCGCTGATTTACCTAATTTATCTGATGGTCAATTGTCGCATATTAGTAAAGAAGCTAATGAAGTTTTAAATAGTTTGGAAAAAAGGCTTAGTGATCTTGAAAATGAACCGAATTTAAGTAATCCTGAAAATGATACGCTGATAAAAGCCTCTACCAAAAGAGATGTCACACTGAGGTTTATTAAATCCATAGAAGAAGAACAAGAACATAGAAAGAACAATCCTGCTTTAAGAGATGCTGCATCTGAATCTTTACCCAGAACTTTTCTTGAGGTTGCTAGACATAGATTGCCTGGAGCAACTTTTGATTCACTACTTCGTGAGGCTCTTGAAGCCTGCTCAGTCGATGAGAGTACTAAAAAAAATCAAATTATTGATGAACCCAAAGAAACTGTAAAAATCATGGATATACCCTCTTCCAACACAAATGCTTCACTTGTTGTTAGTATCGACTCAAGTGAGGATTCCGAGAATGGCTCGATTTGA
- the purM gene encoding phosphoribosylformylglycinamidine cyclo-ligase → MDYKTSGVDIKAGREFVSEIKQAVEGTHTSNVIEGIGGFGGLFRIPTHSFKKPVLVSGTDGVGTKLELAQSKNFHFEVGIDLVAMCMNDIITCGAKPLFFLDYIATGKLDKKQLLKVVQGISYGCGENNCSLLGGETAEMPGFYSKNKYDLAGFCVGIVDEDNLINGKKISENDLIIALKSNGVHSNGFSLVRKIIQNNNQIDKEFQKVYNLNFYDELLKPTKIYNNVINQMLSENIGIKAMSHITGGGIPENLPRCIPSDFIPYIDTNSWEIPILFKFLKEKGMIPEKDFWNTFNLGVGFCLIVDKQFKEAILNVCKDHDLDSWEIGKIVRKNNSTIGKFLPEILT, encoded by the coding sequence ATGGATTACAAAACATCAGGTGTTGATATAAAAGCTGGCCGAGAATTTGTTTCAGAAATTAAACAGGCAGTTGAAGGTACTCATACATCTAATGTGATTGAGGGTATTGGCGGGTTCGGAGGCTTGTTTAGAATTCCTACTCATAGTTTTAAAAAACCTGTTCTTGTTTCAGGTACTGATGGAGTTGGAACAAAATTAGAATTAGCCCAAAGTAAAAACTTTCACTTTGAGGTTGGTATTGATTTAGTTGCAATGTGCATGAATGATATTATTACTTGCGGCGCAAAACCTTTATTTTTTCTTGATTATATTGCTACTGGTAAGCTTGATAAGAAACAATTATTGAAGGTTGTTCAGGGCATTTCATATGGCTGTGGAGAAAATAACTGTTCATTACTCGGTGGAGAAACTGCTGAAATGCCAGGATTTTATTCAAAAAATAAGTATGATCTTGCAGGATTTTGTGTAGGAATAGTTGATGAGGATAACCTTATTAATGGTAAAAAAATATCTGAAAATGACTTAATAATTGCTTTAAAAAGTAATGGCGTTCATAGTAATGGCTTTAGTTTAGTAAGAAAAATAATTCAAAATAATAATCAAATAGATAAAGAATTTCAAAAAGTTTATAACTTAAATTTTTATGATGAGTTATTGAAACCTACAAAAATTTATAATAATGTGATTAACCAAATGTTATCTGAAAATATTGGGATTAAAGCAATGTCCCATATTACTGGTGGAGGAATTCCAGAGAATCTACCAAGATGTATTCCTTCTGATTTTATTCCTTACATAGATACCAATTCTTGGGAAATACCGATTCTATTTAAATTTCTAAAAGAGAAAGGAATGATTCCTGAAAAAGATTTTTGGAATACTTTCAATCTTGGAGTGGGATTTTGTTTAATTGTTGATAAACAGTTTAAGGAAGCAATATTAAATGTCTGTAAAGATCATGATTTAGATAGCTGGGAGATTGGAAAAATAGTTCGAAAAAATAATTCAACAATTGGTAAATTTTTGCCTGAAATTTTAACTTAA
- a CDS encoding bifunctional pantoate--beta-alanine ligase/(d)CMP kinase, producing the protein MKKVIIRKTEEIENWRRNINREINFIPTMGNLHNGHIKLISTAKNDNSNINLVSIFVNPLQFDNKLDLENYPKTIDNDVKISFANGADAIFIPSTEDIYPPNNKNIKFLKASIELSSTLCGLNRIGHFDGVCTVVYRLLNLIKPKNLYLGEKDWQQLLILKNLILTKKLNVAVKSIPTERDFDGIPLSSRNIHLSRKERKLIRFFSNELLEAKTIFQQEKKISLKAIIKKLSAEKISIEYLEHLNPYTLQKVRVEDNISLLAGAIRCGETRLIDHVFLMKRRPIIAIDGPAGSGKSTVTKLIAKKLKLLYLDTGAMYRALSWLLIKENIDYKKCGNLQNIFKNISIVFKSNNNSHHDVFINNYCVTEEIRSQEINSIVSKISSIKEVRKFLVEEQRKIGESGGLVAEGRDIGTTVFPYAELKIFLTASIDERAKRRKSDKQSKDSQEIDLDTLKEHIKKRDFDDSNREISPLIKANDAIEVITDGYSINEVVDKIIDLYNNKIPKETQI; encoded by the coding sequence GTGAAAAAAGTAATCATAAGGAAAACTGAAGAAATTGAAAATTGGAGAAGAAATATTAATCGTGAAATTAACTTTATTCCAACGATGGGTAATCTTCATAATGGACATATAAAACTAATATCAACCGCAAAAAATGACAACTCTAATATTAATCTAGTAAGTATTTTTGTTAATCCACTTCAATTTGATAATAAGTTAGATTTAGAGAACTACCCTAAAACAATTGACAATGATGTAAAAATCTCCTTTGCTAATGGCGCAGATGCAATCTTCATCCCAAGTACTGAAGATATATATCCTCCGAATAATAAAAATATTAAATTCCTGAAAGCTTCCATAGAATTATCTTCCACATTATGTGGATTAAATCGAATTGGACATTTTGATGGCGTTTGTACTGTAGTTTATAGATTACTGAATCTCATCAAGCCAAAAAATCTTTACTTAGGAGAAAAAGATTGGCAACAACTTTTAATTTTAAAGAATCTTATCCTAACGAAGAAATTAAATGTTGCTGTTAAATCTATTCCTACAGAAAGAGATTTTGATGGAATTCCTTTAAGTTCTCGTAATATACATTTATCTAGAAAAGAAAGAAAATTAATTAGATTTTTTTCAAATGAGTTGTTAGAAGCAAAAACAATTTTTCAACAAGAAAAAAAGATCAGTTTAAAAGCAATAATTAAAAAGCTGTCAGCAGAAAAAATTTCAATTGAATATTTAGAACATTTAAACCCTTATACCCTCCAAAAAGTAAGAGTTGAAGATAATATTTCATTACTAGCTGGTGCGATAAGATGTGGTGAGACAAGACTAATTGATCACGTTTTTCTAATGAAAAGAAGGCCTATTATTGCAATTGATGGCCCAGCAGGGTCAGGCAAAAGTACTGTAACAAAGTTAATAGCAAAGAAACTCAAACTTTTATATTTAGATACTGGTGCAATGTATAGGGCATTAAGTTGGCTTTTAATAAAAGAAAATATTGATTATAAAAAGTGTGGAAATTTGCAGAATATTTTTAAAAATATTTCTATTGTTTTCAAATCAAATAACAATTCACATCACGATGTTTTTATTAATAACTACTGTGTTACCGAAGAAATTAGGTCGCAAGAGATAAATTCTATCGTTTCTAAAATTTCCTCAATTAAAGAAGTAAGAAAATTCTTAGTTGAAGAACAAAGAAAAATTGGAGAATCCGGTGGACTTGTGGCTGAGGGAAGAGATATAGGAACTACTGTTTTTCCTTATGCAGAACTTAAAATATTTTTAACTGCAAGCATCGATGAAAGAGCAAAAAGAAGAAAATCTGACAAACAAAGTAAAGACTCGCAAGAAATAGATCTTGATACGTTAAAAGAACATATAAAAAAAAGAGATTTTGACGATTCTAATAGGGAAATTTCACCTCTCATAAAAGCGAATGACGCAATAGAAGTTATTACGGATGGATATTCAATTAATGAGGTCGTAGATAAAATAATTGATCTTTATAACAACAAGATTCCCAAAGAGACTCAGATCTAA